A genomic region of Miscanthus floridulus cultivar M001 chromosome 3, ASM1932011v1, whole genome shotgun sequence contains the following coding sequences:
- the LOC136546043 gene encoding uncharacterized protein — protein sequence MPNNVLHTQRKAPLLIGMELLIKNLVLHEDEPQYETEGDATFCRRRFVGGVKRSFQNAETKWVLDSGSSYHITGNKCWLKRISEIDGDKQLQFSVASGTTFCPTHEGDIRTNEIKLSGVYFTEGCSMNIISAGMLESQGLQIDFGDGSFTVRNPESSALVGEGYLDTQEMRYVVNYLNFKKKYISEAGSAEEIAEASTIIAPEASTQRNVKKRKREATESWIVDSGNAHHLTSTLDDMMKLHSVDKSNISLGTPFGQKIEIRREGNKRSSTIRLNRVWYSLDISHNLISVPQLDIEGYKVRLLSGVCTVW from the exons AACCTTGTGCTCCATGAAGATGAACCTCAGTATGAAACAGAAGGGGATGCCACATTTTGTAGAAG GAGGTTTGTTGGAGGTGTAAAGAGATCATTTCAAAATGCTGAAACAAAGTGGGTTCTCGATTCAGGCAGCTCTTATCATATCACTGGAAATAAATGCTGGCTAAAGAGGATATCAGAAATTGATGGAGACAAACAACTTCAATTTTCAGTAGCATCAGGGACAACGTTCTGTCCAACGCACGAAGGAGACATACGCACCAATGAAATCAAATTGAGTGGTGTTTACTTCACTGAAGGATGTTCCATGAACATCATCTCGGCTGGAATGCTTGAATCTCAAGGTCTACAAATTGATTTTGGTGATGGCAGTTTCACTGTGCGAAACCCAGAATCATCCGCATTGGTTGGTGAGGGTTATCTTGACACACAAGAGATGAGATATGTTGTTAACTATCTGAATTTCAAGAAGAAGTACATTTCTGAAGCTGGAAGTGCCGAAGAAATTGCAGAGGCGTCCACCATCATTGCTCCGGAGGCGTCCACTCAAAGAAATGTGAAGAAGAGGAAAAGAGAGGCAACTGAG TCATGGATAGTGGACTCAGGAAATGCTCACCACCTAACCAGCACTTTAGATGACATGATGAAGTTGCATTCTGTGGATAAAAGTAATATTTCCCTGGGCACACCATTTGGACAAAAGATCGAGATCAGAAGGGAAGGAAACAAACGGTCAAGCACAATCCGACTAAATAGGGTTTGGTATTCTCTGGACATATCACACAATTTGATATCTGTCCCCCAGCTTGATATCGAAGGTTATAAAGTGAGATTGTTAAGTGGTGTTTGCACTGTTTGGTGA